CCTGGCAACTGATCAGACAATCAACAGTGAACTAAAAAAGAATCCCGTATGCATTCCCTACCTTATTAGCAGAAAAGCATTGGCCAGGAGTCATAAACCAAGCagcatttccgtttttttcctgttacAATTCCTTCCTTCCCAAAAGACTTAAAGGGCTAAGCACCAAACGAACCGGCGGTCGGTTAAcagccaacaaacaaacacgcaaacaaaatcgtcgcgaagaaaatgaaaacaccaacaacacacCGCACGGGGGATTTgagcaaataaacaacacgCCCGTAAGAAAAATGCCGTAAACCTGAATTCCGCACGCACTGGGGTCGGTTGTATTTTCCCAACGGAGAATTGGCCGTCTGGCCGCTGTACGAACTACAGAACTGCAAGGGTTTAAATAAACTCAACTCAAAGTGTGGTGGGACggtgaaaaagaagaaggaaataaaGAAACGCGACAGGCTCACTTTTCTTGTCTGGCCTTTCACTTTACGGTTTGCCTGCTGCGATCGGTTCTGCGTTTTGCTCTTTGCGATTTGTCTGCGTAGCAACTTTAAACTGAACTTTTGCACCATTCGAAGccaacaaaataacaactgtCTGCAAAATAGAACACTTCAAACAAGCCTTTCCACCGACATACCGGTGACTCGAGCGTAattcgggttttgttttgtgaggaACAAAATACCACTACCGGATCGAGCTTTATCTTATCGTTGGCTATTTACGTAGGGGAATGAGACGTGAGAAACAAATACGCGATACGATACGGCACGTCACGTATCAATTCATGGTTTTTTGATTGATCACACTTGCTGCGCTTTGATATGCTTGTACAATGCGTCTATTTTTAAGAGCATGTAATTGTCGACTCCAGAAAACTGCCGAACACAAAACGACGGAATCTCGCTGATCCGTGATCATACACGGATAAACGGGTTGAAGttagtatgatttttttgtgtttttcccaCAGCAGGTTGAtcgatgtttggtttttgtaatgaatgtttttttggttcggaATGTcccaattatttattttcactgaACAATAGCGAAAAAATTGCGCTAGCATCGATTACAGCCAAACGATCGTAGTGGAATGGCTGAAAACTGCTAATTTTCCTACAATTTAGATCGTTTTCAAAATGCATGTACCAACCTTGGTACGAACTGTCAAAGCCCAAAtgtcaaaacacacacacattcggtATCGTATTGCGAAAAACATTTCGTACGGAACCGATCGTTGCGGCTGTCACCAGTGGAAGTGGAAACACgacagaaaaacaaagcaaatttcACCTAATTGTTCCGTGATTCTGTAATCCTTTCCGAAGCAGATCTAGCGAAACTCTCCCGCTCCGCCATCGTCCCCGGACTGACACCTCGGTCCGTTTCGATTGCTGTTTTACCCGGTGGCACAAGTTCTATTCGCATCTCGCCGGCCACGAAGGGCTTGccacggaagcagcagcagaccATCGTCACCATCAGAACCAACCGGGATGTCGGCAGCTGCGTGTACCGCCGTACTAAAGCAAGAGTTCCCATCCATCGATGGGGAACTGCTAACGTATGTGGAAACGGTCCTCCAAAGCAGTGCGGACGAGTTCGAGAATGGTGAGGAGGTGTACGAAGCGGTCGGTGCAATACTGCACGAGGTGTCACAGGACAAATCCGAGGACGATGTGCGCGAGATATGTGACAAATTCCTACGTCTACTGAAACCATCGAACGGAACGGTCGGTGCCAATGGGGACGGCGATGGGGGTGGGGGCGGTGTAGAGAAACACAAGAAAATTCTGTCCGCTCCCATCAATCTGGGTGAGATGGCGGCCACGCAAGAGGTTGCGAATGATGAAATGCACAGCATTTGGGTGGTGCAGCGAGACGACAGCCTTAAGGTGGATAGTAAAAAGCTGGAAAAGGCAGAAGCGAAGCGACAGCAGAAGTTGGAAAAACGGCAGGAAGTGAAGGCGGCGGCCGCTGCAACTGCCGCTACCGTACCGGTACTACAGACAGCCACAGCATCGCAAGTGATTAGTAAAAAGGACAACAAAATGGAATCGAAAGGCACGAACCGTTCGATGGACATACGGATCGATAACTTCGACGTATCGTTCGGTGACAAAACGTTGCTTCAGAATGCGGATCTACTGTTGGCGGCCGGCCGAAGGTATGGCTTCGTCGGGCGTAACGGTCTCGGCAAGACGACACTGCTGAAGATGATCTCGGGGAAGCAGCTACAAATTCCCAGCCACATATCGGTGCTGCACGTCGAACAGGAGGTGGTCGGTGACGATACGACCGCACTGGAGAGTGTGCTCGAGGTGGACACGGTTCGGACGCACCTGCTTCAGCGTGAGCGCGAACTGAACCAGCTCGTCTCATCCGGATCAACCGAAGCCAACCTTGGCAATGAACTGTCCGAGGTGTACAATCAGCTGCAGGCAATCGAAGCAGACAAAGCACCGGCCCGTGCCTCCATCATTCTGAATGGGTTAGGTTTCACGAAAGACATGCAAGCCCGTGCAACCCGTACCTTCTCCGGCGGTTGGCGTATGCGTCTGGCACTGGCGAGAGCGCTCTTCTCCAAACCCGACCTACTGCTGCTCGACGAACCGACCAACATGTTGGACATTAAGGCAATCATCTGGCTGGAGAATTATCTACAGAATTGGCCCACCACACTGCTGGTAGTGTCGCACGACCGTAACTTCCTCGACACCGTACCGACCGACATACTGTACCTGCACTCGATGCGGATCGAAACGTTCAAGGGTAACTACGAGCAGTTCGATAAAACGCGCACCGAACGGCACAAGGCGCAGAGGCGCGAGTACGAAGCCCAGCTGGCGCATCGGAACCACGTGCAGGAGTTTATCGATCGGTTCCGGTACAATGCGAACCGGGCCGCGAGTGTACAATCAAAGATTAAGATGCTGGAAAAGCTGTAAGAAACAAGGCAAATGTTACGACAGGGAGGAAAAGATAATGACACGGTTGCTttcctctttttgtttttttcttttaggcCCGAACTGAAACcggtggaaaaagaaattgaagTGACGCTAAAATTCCCCGAAGTAGAACCGCTCAACCCGCCCGTAATGACGCTGAACGAGGTGCAGTTTAAGTACAGCGCGGATAAGGTGATATTTACGAGCGTCAATTTGGGCGCCAATCTCGATTCGAGGATATGCATCGTAAGTGTGAAGAATTTAGTGCAAAGATGCAATAGTGcgataataaataatgaaacttatttatttcccACGCAGGTTGGTGAAAACGGTGCCGGTAAGACGACGCTGCTAAAGATTGTCGTGAGCCTACTGCAACCGACGGGCGGTTTGGTTCATTTGCATCGTGGCCTTCGGCTCGGATACTTCTCCCAGCATCACGTCGATCAGCTCGATATGACGGTCAACAGTGTGGAGCTGCTGCAGAACGCTTACCCGGGCAAACCGATCGAGGAGTACCGGCGGGTGCTGGGAAGCTTCGGTGTGTCCGGCGATCTTGCACTGCAGGTCGTGGCCAGCTTATCCGGTGGTCAAAAGTCGCGTGTCGCGTTCGCTAAAATGTGTATGGGCCGACCGAACTTTCTGGTGCTGGACGAACCGACGAATCATCTCGACATCGAAACGATTGAAGCGCTTGGAAAAGCGATCAACAAGTATAGTGTAAGgagaagcgttttttttacatcgttTAATTTATGTTCTACACTCGCTTTGCGGCTTacattaattacaattttccttccatatTACATGTCCTTCCACAGGGTGGTGTGATTCTAGTGTCTCACGACGAGCGATTAATTCGTATGATTTGCAAGGAACTTTGGGTTTGCGGTGGCGGTACGGTGAAGAGCATCGAGGGAGGCTTCGACGAGTACCGGAAGATTGTCGAGCGTGAGCTAGAAGCATTGGCGGCATAATGGAAACAATAATCCTTCGACCCTTACTATCCCATCTCATACGTGCAAACATATGCTACGATATACTCCAGTTTTCGTTCGTACCGAAGAACTTCCACCAACGCTTTACGTGCGGAAAACTAGCCAAATCCGGGACACACAAATGTGCATAGCAACAGTGTGCAATTTTCCACAgattgtgtttatgttttcctttgtagcaaaatttctCCTCCTTTAGTTTACTTCGTATGAACAAACAACCACGCACCGGTGTGAGTTTCATGGCCTACTTAGATTGTGTTTAGTTGACACGTGCGGGCTAATATAAAGTGCTGAGATGGGGGTGAGAAActgatgcacacacacactagatcaaaaaaacgtaatataaaattgtttataataaCAGCAAAGagcaaaagtttgaaaataagACAATATACCGGTCGGAAAGAAAGTGGGATAGCAATTAATACAAAATACTCGCAATACGCCAACGGGTTCTACCAAAAGTTAACGCTCATTATTCCCTCCGGTCGCTCGATACGACCTTCCGCTAGAATTTTCTTTATCAATCCCTCCAACCGTGCCTTTGGACCACCCGTATCGATGCGGTTCAGCGCTGTCATGTAGTCACCCTGCAGCACCTGTAGCACCTTTATGAGTTGATTCCCATACGTAGCGTGCAGATCCGAACCGGCCGTCTGCAGGAATTCCGCTATCAGCGTTGCGCAGATGTCGGGCTGTGGGAATCGGTTCAGTATGTTCGTTAACCACCGCCAACCGTACTCAATCCCGTGTGGATGCGGCGTTGGATCATCTTTCCGCGGTATGGTTATGATGACGGCTGCATACAGCCGCGCTAGACCGGACATTCGCTTCAAATACTGATCCTGCTTTTCCAGCACACCGCCGTCAGCGAATCGATAGCCAAGCGTTTTGAGAAAATCTTCCTGACTTTGGCCTTCGAGCTGGGGCAGATAGTACGGCACCAGGTAGGGACATTCGCGGTGCAGATAGGCAAGGAAGAATCGTCCAAAATCAGGAAATCGTTGCCAAAGGGCGACGGCGATAGCGGCCACCGGAAAGGCGGCACTCGCATTACTGGAAATGCTCGTATCCGCTTGACtctggaagaagcaaaaggacaattttgcattataaaaatataaagataaCAATTCACGAGTGAAATGTTTTGCTGTGACTCTTACCACAAACTTTTTCGCCAATAGCATCGTACAATACGTTCGCCCGAGTGGATGCCCATTGATGGACACCATCCCGTCACCAGCCTTAACGTTCTGTCCGCTGAGTAGTGCCGCCAGCTTATTATACTTGTCGATGAAATGCTCCCGATTTACGGCCGATATAGCGTTCACCGGTACATTGATCGCTTTTTGGCAGTTGAAGCGATACGTTTTCATGGACGGGTCATCCATCAGTTGCTTCACCGCTTGTTGATGCTGTTCATAGAAACTTTTAATTTCGTTGTAAAATTGCAAACACTCGGCCGAGACCGGTTGAAAGAAAGGTTCATTTTCCGTTGCCTGTACTGCTGGTCCCGCAGGTTGTATTACGCCGCCCGCGCTATCCGTACTATCCGTTGGTTTTGAGTCGTTTTGCTGCTGTGGCGGCTCCTGAACGGGTGGAGCGGGCGGTTCCGCAGCTTTCGCTTGTTCCAGCTTCTCCTGttcttgttgctgtttttgacTGGTTTCGATTTGTGCCAATATTTCCGTCACCTCAACATTAACCTGATCCAGCAGCTTGCAGTAATCGGTTGCCTGATCGATCTCCGTTTGACTAACTTCCTGGTTGGAGTTTATCGTTTGCAGCAGCTGCTCAAAGTCTTTTTGTAACATCCGGACCGATTTTTTCTGGTTGGTAAACTTCGTTGCATGCTGCACACCGATCACGGTCAGCGCTTTGGTAAACGTTTCCGTTCCCAGCCGAAACTGACCAATGTGTTGACGTAGCGTTTCTAGTAGTTGTGCTTTCCTTCGTATCTCCTCCTGACGCCGTTTCAGCTGTGCTTGAATGTCGTTTAATCTACGATTTTCCTGCTCAATTTCTGCCTGCCTTCGGGCCGTCGCTTCCTGCGCTAGCCGTTCCTGCTCTTTAATGGCGTTTAGCAAACGTTGCTCGGTATCCTTTACCTTGCGGGCGGCATTCAGAGCAGCTTCTTGCAGGTTTTTAGCTAGCTGTGCCTCACGTTCTTCATCGGCTAGCCTTATTTTAGTTTGCCGATCGGCTAGTGTTTTCTGCACGCTGGCCAACCTTTGGCGCTCAATATCCTGTTGGTGCAGTTTTAGCTGTACCGAGGCACAATCCGTTACATCAGTATGCGTGACGGATGCAAATTGTGATGCgttagctttctttttttccgctGACTTTGGCGTACCGTTCGTGCTGGGACTTTCATTCGATACGTTGGGATCATTTTCTTTGGTAGTATCATTGAGACTTTCCACTTTTACGGGTGACTTTTCAACGATTTTCCTCTGGGAGAGATCAGCACAATCGGGACCAATGGTACGTTCCTTAATGTGTGGGGATAATCTAGCAGCATTCCGTAGAGCAGAGATTTTCATTGAATCAAACCCGGACAGCAGGTCCTCAAGGTTTaactgcaagaaaaaaacgaaagcaaacgatTTGGTCAGGTTGTTCAAAGAAAGCAACATCCGTTGCACATACATTATGCTTTGAGGCCATGGTATTTaacaactttttcttttagtaATACGTTTTAAAAActctttcaaaaaaatatgcaaccaaacgcggaaaacaaaaataatgcaCTGCTTGTTTGTGTACGCTTCGTTTGACAGTCGCCGTTATCCCAACCAATGTCGACAGAGCTTAAAGTcgacatagaaaaaaaacaattatttcggAACGCTTTTAGGATTCTTAtgcttatttaaattttaaaacttccTATGTAAAGTGaacagaaatatttttcagttggatttcattgttttattaaagattttaagtaaaaatgaagggaaaatcAGTTGAAGCGCGCACCACGTGCTATATACATCTTGACATTGTTTACGTTTCGAGCGCATGACgtttgaatgaaattctatCGCAGTAAATAGCAAGTGTGCGCGCGTACGAAAGCCGGcgattttatcaatttattcGCTTGCACAAAACAAGAACTATGGAACAGCAACACGAAATTTACGACTACCTTCGATCGGTAGACTGTTGCAGAGTGTGTTGTTTACGGTTTCTCAAGGGCACGAAAGAGGAATTTATCGACATTGATGCTGCTTTGCTTAAGGTTTGTGTCATGTGGCAAAAGCGAACTAACTTTCGACGATGGATAATACatgattttgctttttgttacaGCGTGGCTTGGAACCTGCCGATCAAGAAAATGGTTATCAGAAGGTGAAGAagctaaaagaaaatgtttgcattgcTTGTCTGGGACTGTTCGATCTGGACCGCATTGCCACGCTAGCCAGTGAAGTGAAGGAGAATGCGTGCTATCAGCAATACCAGTGTGAAGCAGGATTTCTCACATCCATCTCGTTGCCGATCGTACTACACTTGCGGCAGCTTGCACTATGGCTCGATGTGCTGGACCGGTTTCCGGCAGCATTTTCTGCTGCCAATACTCCCGACATAGCGGTAAAGGATGCACTGAAAATGATCATTATACACCAGCTGGAACAAACGCTCGGTAAACCATTTTCCGTAGATGGTGTGATGATAAATGTACCGTACAGCTACACCAAGGAACAGGATGAGCTGGCCACACTGGCGCTAGTCAGTCCGGGTGTGTTTGCGGAccggaaaacaaacaagcacacCAAGAAGGAGTTCATATCGAGAAATGCATTTGAAAAACACTTCACCCCGGAAGCTATCAACAAAGATCGGTTCCGAAAACACTATGCGGTTCCTCCGGTTTCTACGGAGGACGTAGGATTAGTCCGCGGAGAACTTTCATTCACCGGGCCAACCATTTTCCTTGCCGGACGGTACAATAAATTTTCCCGCGAGCTCAGCCAAACGCCCTGGGTTATCGATGGCAAGCGAAAGATGGAGGGCAGTGTGCAGGAAACGATTGCTGCTAGCATTGCTCCGCATTTCGGCGTTCCCGATGAACAGTTAATCTTTTCGTCGAGCGGTCGGGAAGATGTCGATGTGCGGTGTTTGGGGGAAGGTCGTCCGTTCGTGTTGGAAATTATCGACGCAAAAACGGACCAACTACCCGAGGAGGTAGCGATCCGGATGGAGCAACAGGTAGGAACGTCAAACACGGTAGCAATAAGAGACATCCAGCTAGTGAAGCGGGAAGATCTGGTACATATAAGAGGTGGTGAAGAGGACAAACGGAAGTTTTATCGTGCCCTCTGCGTCACGGCCGAACCCGTGACGGAGACAATGGTCCAAAAGCTGCGCATAGACGAACCGTTCGTGATGCAACAGGTTACACCGTTAAGAGTGCTGCACCGGAGAACGCTACTGGCAAGGCCCAGAACGGTGTACAGCGTACGAGCGTTTGGTTGCCGTGACAATCCGTACGCAATGGTGGTTGACATTGTTTCGCAGGCCGGCACGTACATCAAGGAACTGGTGCACAGTGATTTCGGTCGTACGGGACCCAGTTTTCGCAGCATTATAGGGACGCCAATCGATATTCACGCGCTTGATGTGATGGCAATCGATTTGGATTGGCCTAAAAAACTGCGACGATAAAAAGTGCTGAACGGAAAATGCCCATATTAAAACACAGACAGATCAAATTAATACACTTTATCAGCTTCTATTATAACATATTTGtgcgagaaagaaaacatgttttactAATTTAAATCTTAGATTCTATAATGCAGGGCgcccggtggtgcatttgataaacggcgccggttcacacggcaggaccgggttaaaatcccatccggaccgttccccggAGCAAAAACTACGTGGTagagctacgtggtaaaataagtctagtaagccagaaacggCCGCCGTGACCTGTAAgttcgttaaaagccaagaagagaagagagagattcTGTAATgcagatagcaaaaaaaaaatagtaagaaAGCCAAGagtatggaaaatatttttttactatttttatagTTTGATTACACCTTTTCCTTATAAGCAGTACTTTTCACTTTAAAAGACTTTCAATTACATTATAAAAAGTGTTTCCACAACGTTAACCAGCTAAATCTTCGTCTATTCCTATATTAACACGCTTTAAAGTCACCATTTTCAGGTCAGTTACCCTTGTGTAGCTACTTTTGAAACTCACATCACACCATTTAACCCAAAAAGAAGGCCACGAACCTGCCCCATATGCACAAACACACCTGAGGGCCGTTTCAGCTATGATATTCTCACTTTATCCTGATTAATTAAGAGTCCATTGAACGGGTTAAGCATTGATCCGTTAGGGATACAGCTAGCAGCAAAACCGTAGGACCGTATCCTAAACAATCAGATCTCACTGCGTGTGGTTAGCAGATAAGCTCGTCCCTACATCCATACTCACGTCCCTGTAAGCCATGACACTTGTTTCTCCTTTGTTCTCGTTGTTTAATCGATTGTGCAAACACAACTGGCGTGGCAATCCAGCGAGATCCCAAGGTTTTAATGGTATTTGATGATTTGCAGGACTTGACAGAGGCATTCAGATGGTCGGGCCCACCGAACACGTCTCTCGAGCGATTCAAAATCCACCATTTCCAGCTAAAAGAGTAGAAGTGAAAAGCATGGACGATAATTTCCAATAACTCTGCTAAGACGGAAACATCGTACAATACCTCATCACAAGGATCTTGCTCGCGGTCAAGTGTATTGATGAACCGTTCCGAAAACGCCACTATTCCGCACCATGTCCTGAAATCTATCTGCAGCTCATTGAACGGGTCGTAGTTCAGTTCCAGCAGCTCCCGAATAGCGGCAATTCGTTCCGGCGTACCATGAAACCCAAGAGCTTCGTGGAGCGCCTTATCGAAACAATTCATCGGTATGTATCTGGTCACGTCGGCCAGCAAATTTCGCGTGCTATCTACCTCGATCGGTCCCGTTTCCGTTTCGGGCAGTGAGTCACTGTCAACGCTTTCCAGCGCACCGGACGCTTTCGGTTCCTCTCGGGGTAGATTGCGTGCAAAGATCCGATGGTACAGCTGCTTCCGATCGCCGCTCAGCACAACGTAATCGTGCAGGTACTCTATCGGGGTCATACCTGAAAGTGGAAACCACACACGTCAGGTTTAGCGCAGTATCGGGAAACTTCCGTATGGGAGGAAATATGTTTTCTCATAGATTGTAGAAGTAGTAGTGGAGGATAGAGTAGAGTCACGGTTACGATACAATACGGGTTAGCTTGCGGGTATCGATAGGCAGCTCGAAACGGGCCGAAGATCTAGAGTACTTCCGCGGCAGATCGATCCACTTCTCGTAGTCAACGTCACTGAGCTGTTTGGCCGAACGTTGTAGCGTCCTTACGGCTTCGGTTTGAAAGTTAAGCTTGTCCATCGTCGCTGTGCGAAAGGCTTCCCGGATAGCGCGTCCTTTCTGTCACAGAGAAGAGGGAGAACTTAGTCGTCTAAATCTCCCAATAATTTGCCCAAACAACCGATGCTGCTACTCACATAGCGCTCAAAGATCATCTCGACGATGTCAATGTTCAGACCCCGGCGTAACAACCCCAGCGATTCATCGTCCAGGAAGCAATCCTCCTCGGCTGGCTGCCCCACCCCGTCCTGATTGCCACCCGCACCGAAACCGGCCGGAGGTGTTAGGTCCTGCGCTAGGCAGAGTAGGTTCTTCCCCGTCGGCACTAGCGACGGCCGGGCGGAGTAGTTCGGCGAGTCCGGATCAATTTTGGCGATCTGCGTTTCCGGATCCTGGTTCGGCACGAAGCTGATCGTTTGCGTAAGCTGCTTGGACTTTTTGCGCCGCTTACCGCGCCGCCTCGGTGGGTCCTCTTCCCCATCGTCCATCGCGTTGATACAGGTCATCGGTTGTGGCGGCGCCCGACCAGTATCGGTATCGGATTCACCGCGCAGCTTCATGTCCTCCGCGCCGCCGACTCCCGCGGTACGTCCGGTATCGTCCGCGACGGCCGACTGGGCCGTGGGCCCACCACCTgcaccaacaccaccgccGGACCCGGTCAGACCGGTTCCCCGTTCGCCGGTACCGCCATACCCGAGCGCTAagccaccaacaccaccaccaccaccgtcatGCAGCTGGCTCGGGCTCAGCTCGGAAGACGCATTCCAGTAGAGCGTCTCCTGGCTGTGGCTGCGACGCAGGTCCAGTATCAGCTGTTTGCGCTCCTGCCCGTTGGCGGTCTGCGGTTCCGGCGTGACGCACCGGCGCGCCAGATGCGAACCGCCCACACTGGCACGCGTTCGACCGCTGGCCACCGTCGGTGTCGGCGTCAGCGGTCTCGAATCCGTGTCAGTGTAGcgcctaaaaaattcctccgGCACGTGATCCGGTAGTTCGGTGCTGTCACCCGGCAGCGCCTTGCCGTCCGCATCGACCAGGGCCGCACCGGTACGATCCATCATCGCCGCTGTGGCCGCGCCCGCCGGCCCACCATGCCCGTGCAAATTGGCCACCTTGGCCTCCGTAATCCAGGCGTCCTTTGCTAGTCGGACCACATTTTTCACCTCCTGGGCCGCCGGATGATTGCACAGCACCGAGCAGCCTTTCGAGTAGGGGTTGTACAAACCGCCGAAGGGTCGCAATGCCAACGGCACTTGGCGCGTAATGGCGCACGGTGCCAGTATGGCGGGATCGAACTCCTTCTGCGGACGCACGATGCGCTTCCGCGGTGAAGCGATCAGTCCCGTCTTTGTGGTAATGTTCATCTGGAATATTTCAAGGTAGAATTTATAGAGTATATCACCACTAAATACAAATTACAACAGAATCGATGAAAAGTGTAAGCAATACGCTTGGCTATCTATTTGCTTCTGAAAGCGAACgaaaattgaatgtttgtttccaCCAATTCCAATCACCATGGGCTACCGTCAACGCATTGCCATGGGAACTGCACTGTGGGCTGGTGGTGTGCATTTTCACGTTCACGTTTTCTGAGTGTCCAGATTTGGGTTCGAGTTTGtgaaatttacaaacaatattTCGAAGTAATATGTATCAATTTCTTAAATATTACTTTAATTTCTTAAAATCACTTATCATTTAGTGAGATATGACTATATACAGCAAGTTTTGTTTAACTAATTTagaataaaattgtattaaaaagaACCACAAAATGACCGTCCAAAAACCCGCTTCAATAAACTTCACAATAGAAGATTAATGATTGAGAATGAAATAATTCTTCATCGTTCAACCAGTTAACAATGGAAACAATGACAAATGCTGTCCATTTAGTGTGTACCGATTcgttagaaaataatttaattacattacaCCGAGAGCAATCAATCTAAATCTGTTCACTGTTGAAAGGTGAACAGTGTATGGGGACAGTTTCACAACAACAGTTTCGGCGACCAAGAAATGACGATTATAATAAACGgtaagatgatgatgaatcgCCCTAACCTCGTCCGTCGAACTCCTTCGTAACGAACGGGGTCCTGTCAGGAAGAAAGCACGTACCAAACCGCTCAAACTTCGGTATCAATCAAAAACGGATAATCCAATTCCTCCCAACCAGAAACGTATGCTAAATCACGGTTAAGCGGTTAAAGGTGGGCGTTTTAAAATTGCCCATAAAATGGGCAATCCCGAGATGGGAAAGGATATcgtcttttttcatttattcataAAGCCCTATCCTTTAGGGGGGAAAATGCGTAACAACAACTTCATTCAACAacactttcacttttcacacaaaactcGCTCTTGCCGACAGGATTCTgggtattttttccccctcggCACAAGGGAAAACGGCTTCATTTTTTCGCCGTTTTTCCGGTTCCATGGTACCGGAGCGCCCCACGCTCATCCACCTTCCTCACCACCTTTTTCCCCCCATGTGTTTAACCCAACTAGTGGTGGTTTAATTTTGAACGCAATTAATCTTCATTATGTCTCCGCGACTTGGAATATCTCGTCCGCGTCAACAGTATGCCGGAACCGGAACGTGCGCCGTTGGTGGGTTCCCAACCGAGCCCGGCTAATAGTGGTGGTAGGTATCGAATCAAAAATCCAAAAGTCATCACTGTACGAACGGGGAAACCCTTGTTTTTAAAACGtcccaagaaaaaaagcgatagAAATGGCAAATGTAACGAAACagagaggaaaaaaggggtaGAAACAGTGAATAACAACGTTGGCAAGTGATTGAGCGTGCCTTCGCGTGGATTGGATGTGGTTTACGGAAGAAGACACTACGGATTTATAGAACCGAGAAGGAGAAGGAGTGTGAGTATATTAGTAGctcttaaattaatttacattcaACCCCATTTTATGAAGGGTAAGTTTCGCCCTCGCAAAACCAAC
The DNA window shown above is from Anopheles funestus chromosome 3RL, idAnoFuneDA-416_04, whole genome shotgun sequence and carries:
- the LOC125766918 gene encoding uncharacterized protein LOC125766918: MNITTKTGLIASPRKRIVRPQKEFDPAILAPCAITRQVPLALRPFGGLYNPYSKGCSVLCNHPAAQEVKNVVRLAKDAWITEAKVANLHGHGGPAGAATAAMMDRTGAALVDADGKALPGDSTELPDHVPEEFFRRYTDTDSRPLTPTPTVASGRTRASVGGSHLARRCVTPEPQTANGQERKQLILDLRRSHSQETLYWNASSELSPSQLHDGGGGGVGGLALGYGGTGERGTGLTGSGGGVGAGGGPTAQSAVADDTGRTAGVGGAEDMKLRGESDTDTGRAPPQPMTCINAMDDGEEDPPRRRGKRRKKSKQLTQTISFVPNQDPETQIAKIDPDSPNYSARPSLVPTGKNLLCLAQDLTPPAGFGAGGNQDGVGQPAEEDCFLDDESLGLLRRGLNIDIVEMIFERYKGRAIREAFRTATMDKLNFQTEAVRTLQRSAKQLSDVDYEKWIDLPRKYSRSSARFELPIDTRKLTRMTPIEYLHDYVVLSGDRKQLYHRIFARNLPREEPKASGALESVDSDSLPETETGPIEVDSTRNLLADVTRYIPMNCFDKALHEALGFHGTPERIAAIRELLELNYDPFNELQIDFRTWCGIVAFSERFINTLDREQDPCDEVLYDVSVLAELLEIIVHAFHFYSFSWKWWILNRSRDVFGGPDHLNASVKSCKSSNTIKTLGSRWIATPVVFAQSIKQREQRRNKCHGLQGREYGCRDELIC